Proteins from a single region of Runella sp. SP2:
- a CDS encoding response regulator transcription factor yields the protein MANIRVAITDDQVLFRRGMASIINTFENISIVLEADNGRILLDSLQNFEPIPDVVLLDLSMPELNGIETTKLLHAHYPSIKIIILSVYGEDRFVTHLMELGVNAYLFKNVEPEEVERAIRTVIDKDFYFNEAFLNAMKNRLTNKRQKITLTDNIPSTLTSREIEVLSLICKQRTAQEIADQLFISVRTVDGHRNNLLEKTGARNSAGLVLFAIKHRLIDPTELL from the coding sequence ATGGCAAACATCCGCGTAGCCATTACCGACGACCAAGTACTTTTTCGGCGCGGAATGGCGTCAATTATCAATACATTTGAGAATATTTCGATTGTGTTAGAGGCTGATAACGGCCGTATTTTGCTTGATTCGCTTCAAAACTTTGAACCTATTCCCGACGTAGTTTTGCTTGATTTGTCGATGCCTGAGTTGAATGGAATTGAAACCACCAAGCTCCTTCACGCACACTATCCTTCTATCAAAATAATTATTCTTTCGGTCTATGGCGAAGACCGTTTCGTGACTCATTTGATGGAACTAGGGGTAAATGCCTATCTTTTCAAAAACGTTGAGCCCGAAGAAGTAGAACGCGCCATTCGGACAGTTATCGACAAAGATTTTTACTTCAATGAGGCGTTTCTGAACGCCATGAAAAATCGGCTGACGAACAAGCGTCAAAAAATTACGCTCACCGACAACATCCCTTCTACCCTCACTTCGCGGGAGATTGAAGTGCTTAGCCTCATCTGTAAACAACGAACTGCCCAAGAAATTGCCGACCAACTTTTTATTAGCGTTCGTACTGTCGATGGTCACCGAAACAATCTACTCGAAAAAACGGGTGCTCGCAACTCAGCAGGATTGGTTCTTTTTGCCATCAAACACAGGCTCATCGACCCTACCGAGCTTTTATAA
- a CDS encoding sensor histidine kinase, giving the protein MEQSSSEVDLYLAIFGGSFVMILLVGCVVGFIVLYQRRLFRQELNYRKMELKYQQELINSTLEGIESERKRLARDLHDEIGAALSAMRLLVGQMPAESKISPEIVSLTKKYKELIDATIDSVRRISNDLLPSGLEEFGLSYAIEGLCEKSLELTEADIDWQIEDIPEASVSLNLMLYRLVQELLNNTIKYAQATQIQITVQKQNTQLTLLYIDNGRGFDFDEAYRKKSLGLKNIETRARMFDGTLQFITQPNQGTKVTVNVPLSAS; this is encoded by the coding sequence ATGGAACAGTCCTCATCAGAAGTAGATTTATACCTTGCTATTTTCGGTGGGTCGTTTGTGATGATTTTACTGGTAGGTTGCGTGGTAGGGTTTATTGTACTTTATCAACGCCGCCTTTTTCGTCAAGAACTAAACTATAGAAAAATGGAACTCAAATACCAACAAGAACTCATCAACAGTACGTTGGAGGGGATTGAGTCGGAGCGAAAACGGCTTGCCCGTGATTTGCACGACGAAATTGGGGCTGCACTCTCGGCCATGCGCTTGTTGGTAGGCCAAATGCCTGCTGAGTCAAAAATTTCGCCCGAAATCGTTTCCTTAACCAAAAAATACAAAGAACTGATTGACGCAACCATTGATAGCGTTCGACGTATTTCTAACGACCTACTCCCCAGCGGATTAGAAGAGTTTGGATTGAGTTATGCCATCGAAGGGTTGTGCGAAAAATCGCTTGAACTGACTGAAGCCGACATCGACTGGCAAATTGAGGACATTCCCGAAGCCAGCGTTTCGCTCAACTTGATGCTGTACCGACTTGTGCAAGAATTGCTCAATAATACCATTAAATACGCCCAAGCGACTCAAATTCAGATTACAGTTCAAAAGCAAAACACCCAACTTACCCTACTTTACATCGACAACGGGCGCGGTTTTGATTTTGACGAGGCTTATCGCAAAAAAAGCTTAGGTCTTAAAAATATCGAAACTCGTGCCCGTATGTTTGATGGTACATTGCAGTTTATTACCCAACCCAATCAAGGGACCAAAGTTACCGTTAACGTTCCTCTTTCAGCATCATAA
- a CDS encoding Ca2+-dependent phosphoinositide-specific phospholipase C, with translation MASLQDSTPFQNVVFKASHNSYDRKESLSEQLTLKSPIYQCGCRGIELDIWRHSSDSMNDGYFTVNHATNGGPKLSVYLDQLSDWHTKNPGHDVIWVMLDIKSDQGDEGLFPDEIDNYLTTYFGRELIKTPHDLFPGLTDSNKLSDVVQAQGWPTLGSLKNHFIFCLSGNEDWKKVYYRNNRSQRICFADCDNADQLTVPNSRVVYNVKSGSGKQADFNDLMQKKILIRVYDVDSEGDWDKAMGMGANILATDKVSDNAWAEVSPRDLYAAQTHL, from the coding sequence ATGGCAAGTTTACAAGACAGTACCCCGTTTCAAAACGTGGTGTTTAAAGCATCGCACAATTCGTACGATCGGAAGGAAAGCCTTTCAGAACAACTCACTTTGAAATCTCCCATCTACCAATGTGGATGCAGAGGGATAGAACTCGACATTTGGCGACATTCAAGCGATTCGATGAATGATGGTTATTTTACCGTGAATCATGCGACGAATGGAGGGCCAAAATTATCTGTGTATTTGGATCAATTATCAGATTGGCATACCAAAAACCCTGGCCACGATGTAATTTGGGTTATGTTGGACATCAAAAGTGACCAAGGTGATGAAGGGCTATTTCCAGATGAAATAGATAACTATCTGACAACCTATTTTGGTCGTGAATTGATAAAAACACCACATGATCTTTTTCCAGGTTTAACAGATTCCAACAAACTCTCAGATGTAGTTCAGGCACAAGGCTGGCCCACCCTTGGCTCGTTAAAAAATCATTTTATCTTTTGTTTGAGTGGCAACGAAGATTGGAAGAAAGTGTATTATCGAAACAACCGTTCGCAGCGTATCTGTTTTGCCGATTGTGACAATGCAGATCAGCTGACTGTTCCAAATTCAAGGGTTGTCTATAACGTAAAGTCAGGCAGTGGAAAACAAGCTGATTTTAATGATTTGATGCAGAAAAAAATCTTGATTCGCGTCTATGACGTGGACAGTGAGGGAGACTGGGACAAGGCAATGGGCATGGGAGCGAATATTTTAGCCACCGACAAAGTGTCAGATAACGCTTGGGCGGAAGTATCACCACGGGATTTATATGCGGCACAAACGCATTTGTAG
- a CDS encoding glycosyltransferase family 2 protein, producing MISIITAAYNCEKYLGQAIESVIAQTFQDWEMLIVDDVSTDRTTEIAQKYAQSDPRIRLICSHQKLYSAGARNLGTQHATGTYIAFLDADDCWLPQKLKIQYEFMQKNNHALSFTSYQTFNHEGKVHPYILKVKPIVKYRDFFYSNPIGCLTVMYDRNKVGNLFFPTDLFFQEDYVLWTKTLQQTKYHFYGIDIPLAFYRLHPYNKSWNKWKVAQYHWATVYRRCFNWNFFQKLYYFIFYITINLRKYYYLRPLK from the coding sequence ATGATTTCTATCATTACGGCAGCTTACAACTGCGAAAAATACTTAGGACAAGCCATTGAATCCGTCATTGCTCAAACATTCCAAGATTGGGAAATGTTGATTGTCGATGACGTATCGACCGACCGTACAACTGAAATTGCCCAAAAATACGCCCAAAGTGACCCCCGAATCAGGCTTATTTGTAGTCATCAGAAATTATACTCAGCTGGAGCGCGTAACTTGGGTACCCAACATGCCACTGGTACCTATATTGCTTTTTTAGATGCTGACGACTGCTGGTTGCCGCAAAAATTGAAAATCCAGTACGAGTTCATGCAAAAAAATAACCATGCCTTGAGCTTCACTTCTTACCAAACTTTTAACCACGAAGGCAAAGTTCATCCTTATATTCTGAAAGTTAAACCAATAGTAAAGTACCGCGATTTTTTTTACTCTAACCCCATCGGCTGTCTGACAGTCATGTACGACAGAAACAAAGTAGGTAACTTATTTTTTCCAACCGATCTTTTTTTTCAGGAAGACTATGTACTATGGACCAAAACTTTGCAACAAACAAAGTATCATTTTTATGGCATCGACATCCCCTTGGCTTTCTATCGTTTACATCCCTACAACAAATCATGGAATAAATGGAAAGTAGCGCAGTACCATTGGGCAACTGTTTATCGACGTTGTTTTAACTGGAATTTCTTTCAAAAACTGTACTATTTTATATTTTACATCACAATCAATCTGCGAAAATACTATTACCTACGCCCTTTGAAATAA
- a CDS encoding glycosyltransferase family 2 protein, whose amino-acid sequence MSFPNQAINPRISIVTVCLNAAAHLTTTIRSVVNQTYSNIEYIIIDGQSTDGTLDILKKYEKDITKWVSEKDKGIYDAMNKGIQMSTGDAILLLNAGDFLQPNAIEEMVQRAQGNVHNKIICCDWVVFFLNSTKKIYRQAEFNFNRKNGICHQGTLIGRKIYSTFGGYDTSYRYVADYEFYLRVWTITPSVFVRTPQYLANFMFEGFTTKGIRKSNIERWEVIERYFSWKESWYLRLTTMAAIMVRTLKAVTS is encoded by the coding sequence ATGAGTTTTCCTAACCAAGCCATTAATCCACGCATAAGTATTGTCACCGTTTGCCTCAACGCGGCGGCACATTTAACGACCACCATTCGGAGTGTCGTTAATCAAACCTACTCAAACATTGAGTATATCATCATTGATGGACAATCGACCGATGGGACCTTGGATATACTCAAAAAGTACGAAAAAGACATCACAAAATGGGTCAGCGAAAAAGACAAGGGAATTTATGATGCGATGAACAAAGGCATACAAATGAGTACGGGTGATGCCATCTTGCTATTAAATGCTGGGGATTTTCTTCAACCCAATGCCATTGAAGAAATGGTGCAAAGGGCTCAGGGAAACGTACATAACAAAATCATTTGCTGCGATTGGGTCGTATTTTTTTTAAATTCCACCAAAAAGATATACCGCCAAGCGGAATTTAATTTTAACCGAAAAAATGGTATTTGTCACCAAGGAACGCTCATTGGCCGAAAGATTTACAGTACTTTTGGGGGCTACGATACGTCCTATCGTTACGTGGCCGACTATGAATTTTACCTAAGAGTATGGACCATCACCCCAAGCGTGTTTGTCCGTACTCCACAATACTTAGCCAACTTTATGTTCGAGGGTTTTACCACCAAGGGGATACGGAAAAGTAACATTGAACGTTGGGAAGTAATAGAACGGTACTTTTCATGGAAAGAATCATGGTATCTACGTTTGACTACTATGGCCGCCATTATGGTCCGAACGTTGAAAGCTGTGACTAGTTAA